CCTCGACGTTGAGCTGCAACTCGCCGCGCGGCTCGTACATGCTGACCAGCGCGCGCACCTCGATGCGGTCGCCCTCGCGCGGCGTGAACGGCGCATGCTGGGCCCGGCCGCGGAACATCACGCAGCGCATCTGCGCGTCCTTGTCCTTGATCGAGAAATACCAGTGGCCGCTCGCTGCGCGCGTGAAGTTCGACACCTCGCCCGACACCCAGCAGAGCGGGAACGAACGCTCGAGCATCGAGCCGATCGCGCGGTTCAGCGCGGAAACGGGAATCACGCCGTCGCCGGCGTCGCCGGCACGGCCGAAGGTGGCGCCGCCCGGGCCGGACGGAAAGGAATCGGATGGCATCGCGTAGGGAGGAATGAAGGCGCGCACACGATAGCCCCGTCGCGCCCCGGCGGCAAGCTTCGTGCTTCGCGCCGGCACCGGGCCCGCGCGTCCGGCGTTGCATCGGGGCCGCCCCAAGGCCGGCCCGCGCGCCCATCGGACACGAAGTGTCCACATGTGCCCCCGGTCGGCTCGCCGCTTGTGTCAAGCCCCTGGAAAACCCGCGTAAATCTCAATAACCTGTTGATTTAACACAATATCTTTGTGACATATTGTGTCAACCCGCCGATCGGACGCCCGCCACGCGGGCGTTTGCGCCGATCCCCCAGGCAGTTTTTCACAGAGTTATCCACAGGCGCGCCTTTATCTGACCCCGTGAGAACGCCGCCGCGGCCGCAAGGCCGCCTGCCCAGCCCGACTTGCCGCGCGCGGCGCCGCCGCGCTAGAGTGCCGCCTTTCGAGGGGAATCCGGCGCGCCGTCCCGGCCGCGCCGCCCTGGTCCCGGTTGTCCTGGAGAATCCGCTTGATCGATCCGTCGCCCGCCTTGCGCCTCGCCGGCGCCATCGCCCGATGAGCGGCGGCCTGCTCGCACGCGCCGAGGCGCGCATCGCCCGCGAATGGCGGCGACGCGGCCCGCTCGCGTGGGCGCTCACGCCGCTCGCCGCGCTGTTCGGCGCCTGCGCCGCGCTGCGCCGCGCCGCGTTCGCGGCCGGCTGGAAGGAAACCGTCGATGCCGGCCCGCCGGTAGTGGTGGTCGGCAACGTCACGGTGGGCGGCACCGGCAAGACGCCGACCGTGATCGCGCTGGTCGACGCGCTGCGCGCCAACGGCTTCCACCCCGGCGTGGTCTCGCGCGGCTACGGCGCCGCGATCCGCGAGCCCGCCGAGGTCCGCCCCGATTCGCTCGCCTCGCGCGCCGGCGACGAGCCGCTGCTGATCGCGCGACGCACCCAGGCGCCCGTGATGGTCTGCCCCGACCGCGTGGCCGCGATCCGGGCGCTCGCGGCCGCGCATCCCGAGGTGGACGTGGTGGTCAGCGACGACGGCCTGCAGCATTACCGGATGGCGCGCCGCGTCGAGCTGGTGGTGTTCGACCACCGTCTCGGCGGCAACGGCTTCCTGCTGCCGGCCGGCCCGCTGCGCGAACCGCTCACGCGGCACCGCGACGCCACGCTCGTCAACGATCCGTACAGCCGCGCGCTGCCGCCGTGGCCCGACACCTTCGCACTGCGGCTCGCGCCCGGCGACGCCTGGCATCTCGACGAGCCGTCGCGGCGCCGCCCGCTCGCGCAGTTCGCCGGCGAGCGCGTGCTGGCCGCGGCCGGCATCGGCGCGCCCGAGCGCTTCTTCGCGACGCTGCGCGCGGCCGGCCTCACGCCTGCCACGCGCGCGCTGCCCGACCATTACGCGTTCGCCGACAACCCGTTCACGAGCGACGACGCCGAGGTGATCCTGATCACCGAGAAGGATGCAGTAAAATTGGGGACTTCCTGGCGCGATGCCCGACTCTGGGTCGTCCCTGTCGAGGCCGCGCTCGATCCCCGCCTCATCGCTCTCGTTGTGGAGAAACTCCGTGGACGCTCGCCTGCTTGAAATCATCGTGTGCCCTATCTGCAAAGGCCCGCTCCACCATGACCGCGCCGCGCAGGAACTGATCTGCCACGCCGACAAGCTCGCCTACCCGATCCGCGACGGCATCCCCGTGATGCTCGTCGACGAGGCGCGCCAGACCGTGGAAGGCACGCCGGTCGATCCGGCCGGCCCCGCCGCCACGCACTGACGGGGGCTGCCGCGCCGGGTCGGCCGATGCCGACCGCTCAACGGCACCGGCGCCAAACCAGCGGCAGCGGTCGCGCCCGCCCTTCGCGGCACGCGCACCATCTCCGGCGCCCGCGCCGGCCTTCCCTTCGATTCCATTCTCGTTCGCCGCCGAAACCCCGATGACCACTCCGCCGCCCTTCATCGCCGTCGTGCCCGCCCGCCTTGCCTCGACACGCCTGCCGAACAAGCCGCTCGCCGACCTCGGCGGCAAGCCGATGGTGGTGCGCGTGGCGGAGCGAGCACGCGAAGCGGGCGCCGCGCGCGTGCTGGTCGCCTCGGACGCGCAGAGCGTGCTCGACGCCGCGCGGGCGGAGGGGTTCGACGCGCTGCTCACGCGCGCCGACCATCCGTCCGGCACCGACCGCCTCGCCGAGGTCGCGACGCTGCTCGAATTGCCGAATGAAACGATCGTCGTGAATGTTCAAGGTGACGAGCCGCTGATCGATCCCGCGCTAATCCGCGACGTAGCGTCGCACCTGGCCGCCCATCCGGCCTGCGCGATCGCCACCGCCGCGCATCCGATCCACGACGCCGCCGACGTGTTCAATCCGAACGTCGTGAAAGTCGCGCTCGACGCGAAAAGCGTCGCGCTGTATTTTTCGCGCGCCCCGATCCCGTGGTCGCGCGATGCCTGGCAGCCGCACTGGCCTGCCGTCGAATCCATGCCGGAGCCGGCCTTCCCGGTATATCGCCACATCGGGCTGTACGCCTATCGCGCGCGTTTCCTGCGCAGTTACCCGTCGCTCGCGCAGGCGCCGATCGAGCAGGCCGAGCAGCTCGAACAGCTGCGCGCGATGTGGCACGGCGAGCGGATCGCGGTGCTCGTGACCGATGCCGCGCCGGCGCCGGGCGTCGACACGCCGGCCGATCTCGCGCGCGTGCAGGCCCTTTTTCGGTCGCCGCAAAAATAACCCATGGCATAATCGGACGACTGTGCGAGCCGTCAGGCGCCGCCCACGTTGAGTCGCGCTCGCCAGCTCCCTCCGCCGGCCGCCGCGCGGGCTTCACCGCCCGCGCCGCCGTCAGACCGGCCGGAGTTGTGTGGAAGCCGACCTCCGGGCCGCGCGCCGATGCGATCCCCTCGCGCCACATATTCATGAAACTTGGAGATATCACCATGCGTTTGATCCTGTTGGGCGCTCCCGGCGCCGGCAAGGGCACCCAGGCCACGTTCATCAAGGAAAAGTTCGGGATTCCGCAGATCTCGACGGGCGACATGCTGCGCGCGGCCGTGAAGGCCGGCACGCCGCTCGGCGTGGAGGCCAAGGGCTACATGGACGAGGGCAAGCTGGTGCCGGATTCGCTGATCATCGGCCTCGTGAAGGAACGCCTGAAGGAAGCGGACTGCGCCAACGGATATCTGTTCGACGGTTTCCCGCGCACCATCGCGCAGGCCGACGCGATGAAGGACGCCGGCGTGGCGATCGACTACGTGCTCGAGATCGACGTGCCGTTCTCGGCGATCATCGAGCGCATCAGCGGCCGCCGCACTCACCCGGCCTCGGGCCGCACCTATCACGTCACGTTCAACCCGCCAAAGGTCGAGGGCAAGGACGACGTGACGGGCGAGCCGTTGATCCAGCGCGACGACGACAAGGAAGACACGGTGAAGAAGCGTCTCGACGTCTACGAGGCACAGACCAAGCCGCTTATCTCGTATTACGGCGACTGGGCCGCGCGCGGTGCCGAAAACGGCCTGCAGGCGCCCGCCTATCGCAAGATCTCGGGCCTCGGCACGGTCGACGAAATCCGTCAGCGCGTGTTCGACGCACTGAAGTAAGCGTCGGCTGCGGGCACGACGCCCGGCCGCCGCGCCACGCCGCTCTCCGGAGCGGCTTTTTTTCGTCCGTCGAAAAATCGCATGAACGTTCGCTTCACGCCATCGCCACGCGCGGTTTCGTACAATCGACCGGCAATGGATCGCGCCGGCCGATCACGGCGGCGGATCCCGACAACCAAGGAGCGAAGATGGAATTACGCGGCAACGTCTTTCTGATCACGGGCGGCGCATCGGGCCTCGGCGCCGGCACGGCGCGCATGCTGGCCGGCGCGGGCGCGAAGGTGGTGCTCGCGGACCTGAACCGCGAGGCGGGCGAGGCGCTCGCCGGCGAACTCGGCGGGCGCTTCGTCAATTGCGACGTCACGCGCGAGGCCGATGCGCAGGCCGCCGTCGAGGCGGCCACCGGGCTCGGCACGCTGCGCGGCCTCGTCAACTGCGCCGGCATCGCGCCGGCCGCGAAGACGGTCGGCAAGGACGGCCCGCACTCGCTCGACCTGTTCGCGAAGGTCGTGTCGATCAACCTGGTCGGCAGCTTCAACATGGCGCGCCTGGCCGCGGCCGCGATGGCCGCGAACGCGCCGGTCGAGACCGGCGAGCGCGGCGTGATCGTCAACACCGCGTCGGTGGCCGCGTTCGACGGCCAGATCGGCCAGGCCGCCTACGCCGCCTCGAAGGCCGGCGTGGCCGGCATGACGCTGCCGCTCGCGCGCGACCTGTCGCGCAGCGCGATCCGCGTCATGACGATCGCGCCCGGCATCTTCGAGACGCCGATGCTGCTCGGCATGCCGCAGGAAGTGCAGGACGCGCTCGGCGCGATGGTGCCGTTCCCGCCGCGGCTCGGCAAGCCCGACGAGTACGCGATGCTGGTGCGCCAGATCCTCGAGAATCCGATGCTGAACGGCGAGGTGATCCGTCTCGACGGCGCGATCCGCATGCAGCCGAAATGAACGCCGGCGCGGCCCGCGAGCCGCGCGCCCGATGCGACGACGCCCGCGACTCCGGTGACGGAGTGCGCGGGCGTCGTCGTTTGAATCGGCTGGTGTCGGCCGACGGCGCAGGCGTCAGTCGTCGCCGCGCTGCATGCGCTGCCGCAGTTCGGTCAGCTGCGCCTCGACGATGGTCGCATCGACCGCCTCGGGGCAGTCGTCGAGATAGGACTCGAGATCCTCGAGCGCCGGGCGCAGGTAGTCGAGCCGCGCGTAGGCGAAGCCGCGGTCGCGCACCTCGTCGGGCTGCCCCGGCAGCAGGATCACGAGCCGCTGCTGCACCGCCAGCAGCCGCTGCCAGCGCTCGGTCTGCAGGTAGATCGACTTCAGGTTGTTGAGCATGCGCGAGAGCACCTCGCGGCTCGTCGCCGGCTGCAGCAGCGCGCGCAGCGTGCTCGACATGGTTTCCTCGGGATGCGCCACATACGGCTCCAGCATGTCGACCAGATCGGCCTCCGACAGCGAGCGCCCGGTGGTCGGATCGATCATCGCGTCGCCGTCGGCCAGCTTGGCGCGCAGCAGGAAGTGGCCCGGGAACGACACGCCGCGCACCGCCAGCCCGAGCTGGCCCGCCAGCTCCAGGTAGAGCACCGCGAGCGAGATCGGGATGCCGCGGCGGCGCTTGAGCACCATGTTCAGGTAGCTGTTGTCGGGATCGTAGTAATCGTTGTGATTGCAGGCGAAGCCGAGCTCGCGGAAGAAATAGTCGTTGAGCGCGTTCACCAGCTCGCGCGCCGGCAGGTCGGCCCGCACGCGCCGGCGAAAGCGCACGACGAGCGCGTCGAGCTCGGCGAGCACCGCCTGCATGTCGAGGTCGGGATAAGCGTCCTGGGCGAGCGAGAGCGCCGCCTCGGTCAAGGGCAGGCTGTCATCCTCGGCGACGAGGGCGCTGAAGAAATCGAGAACGCGGGTCATGGTGGTCGTCATTTGGCGCGGCGGCGGAAATACGCGTATTTGAATCCCATCAACCACAACA
The genomic region above belongs to Burkholderia plantarii and contains:
- a CDS encoding SirB1 family protein, whose product is MTRVLDFFSALVAEDDSLPLTEAALSLAQDAYPDLDMQAVLAELDALVVRFRRRVRADLPARELVNALNDYFFRELGFACNHNDYYDPDNSYLNMVLKRRRGIPISLAVLYLELAGQLGLAVRGVSFPGHFLLRAKLADGDAMIDPTTGRSLSEADLVDMLEPYVAHPEETMSSTLRALLQPATSREVLSRMLNNLKSIYLQTERWQRLLAVQQRLVILLPGQPDEVRDRGFAYARLDYLRPALEDLESYLDDCPEAVDATIVEAQLTELRQRMQRGDD
- a CDS encoding Trm112 family protein; the protein is MDARLLEIIVCPICKGPLHHDRAAQELICHADKLAYPIRDGIPVMLVDEARQTVEGTPVDPAGPAATH
- the kdsB gene encoding 3-deoxy-manno-octulosonate cytidylyltransferase; this translates as MTTPPPFIAVVPARLASTRLPNKPLADLGGKPMVVRVAERAREAGAARVLVASDAQSVLDAARAEGFDALLTRADHPSGTDRLAEVATLLELPNETIVVNVQGDEPLIDPALIRDVASHLAAHPACAIATAAHPIHDAADVFNPNVVKVALDAKSVALYFSRAPIPWSRDAWQPHWPAVESMPEPAFPVYRHIGLYAYRARFLRSYPSLAQAPIEQAEQLEQLRAMWHGERIAVLVTDAAPAPGVDTPADLARVQALFRSPQK
- a CDS encoding SDR family NAD(P)-dependent oxidoreductase gives rise to the protein MELRGNVFLITGGASGLGAGTARMLAGAGAKVVLADLNREAGEALAGELGGRFVNCDVTREADAQAAVEAATGLGTLRGLVNCAGIAPAAKTVGKDGPHSLDLFAKVVSINLVGSFNMARLAAAAMAANAPVETGERGVIVNTASVAAFDGQIGQAAYAASKAGVAGMTLPLARDLSRSAIRVMTIAPGIFETPMLLGMPQEVQDALGAMVPFPPRLGKPDEYAMLVRQILENPMLNGEVIRLDGAIRMQPK
- the adk gene encoding adenylate kinase, encoding MRLILLGAPGAGKGTQATFIKEKFGIPQISTGDMLRAAVKAGTPLGVEAKGYMDEGKLVPDSLIIGLVKERLKEADCANGYLFDGFPRTIAQADAMKDAGVAIDYVLEIDVPFSAIIERISGRRTHPASGRTYHVTFNPPKVEGKDDVTGEPLIQRDDDKEDTVKKRLDVYEAQTKPLISYYGDWAARGAENGLQAPAYRKISGLGTVDEIRQRVFDALK
- the lpxK gene encoding tetraacyldisaccharide 4'-kinase, producing MSGGLLARAEARIAREWRRRGPLAWALTPLAALFGACAALRRAAFAAGWKETVDAGPPVVVVGNVTVGGTGKTPTVIALVDALRANGFHPGVVSRGYGAAIREPAEVRPDSLASRAGDEPLLIARRTQAPVMVCPDRVAAIRALAAAHPEVDVVVSDDGLQHYRMARRVELVVFDHRLGGNGFLLPAGPLREPLTRHRDATLVNDPYSRALPPWPDTFALRLAPGDAWHLDEPSRRRPLAQFAGERVLAAAGIGAPERFFATLRAAGLTPATRALPDHYAFADNPFTSDDAEVILITEKDAVKLGTSWRDARLWVVPVEAALDPRLIALVVEKLRGRSPA